The genomic DNA accataaccctaaaccctaaccctaaccctaaccctaaccctagccctaaccctagccctaagtcgtaccctaaccctaatcctaaccctaacccaaccttaaccctaaaactaaccttagcccttaaaactaacctaatagaaaccctaaccctaactcctaaccctaagcctaacctaaccctaaccctaaccctagccgtaaccctaaccctaaccctaaccctagccctaaccctaaccctaaccctaaccctaaccttagccctaaccctaacccctaacccctaaccgtaacgctaaccctaagcctaacccctaacccctaacccctaaccctaaccataaccctaaaccctaaccctaaccctaaccctaaccctagccctaaccctagccctaagtcgtaccctaaccctaatcctaaccctaacccaaccttaaccctaaaactaaccttagcccttaaaactaacctaatagaaaccctaaccctaactcctaaccctaagcctaacctaaccctaaccctaaccctagccgtaaccctaaccctaaccctaaccctagccctaaccctaaccctaaccctaaccctaaccttagccctaaccctaacccctaacccctaaccgtaacgctaaccctaagcctaacccctaacccctaacccctaaccctaaccataaccctaaaccctaaccctaaccctaaccctaaccctagccctaaccctagccctaagtcgtaccctaaccctaatcctaaccctaacccaaccttaaccctaaaactaaccttagcccttaaaactaacctaatagaaaccctaaccctaactcctaaccctaagcctaacctaaccctaaccctaaccctagccgtaaccctaaccctaaccctaaccctagccctaaccctaaccctaaccctaaccctaaccttagccctaaccctaacccctaacccctaaccgtaacgctaaccctaagcctaacccctaacccctaacccctaaccctaaccataaccctaaaccctaaccctaaccctaaccctaaccctagccctaaccctagccctaagtcgtaccctgtagcattcgctacatatcaaggtgccacgcttagatcactggtcggcccggaccagggaaagagacagataacacacacagtgtgagcgccaacttccggcttttattgcgcagttaattccttttatactaacaaggggaggtggggttacaggtacatcacaaggctgcgactaaacctctaactttccgtgacaacgcgagatcttccgaacgccgacccctacatctctcccctccccatgacgagttggcttctattgttatgaacaattccacacaaagaaataactatataaagtgccatgagtagaaacatatctctacaactacttaaaaacactctatcttaaacacccgtaaatgtcccatttaccctgcagagcaaaaagctcctttatagaaattcacacaagaggtatattgaaagttaagacttggaaagagttacttctattactctataaggcttatcgttggtgtgttGATattaaggcttaatgtccgaggcacctagattcctggccgcgagttccgacagtcggatcccataaaggcacgtattgatggactctgagagggatgtcatccggatacccaaggtgtcataagccaggacaggataacagcaatctgtaagaaaactcaaacactacgaggttaaggcaggacgaatcatacgactaggaacccatttcaggagcccttcacgtgtttgtacacaggcataccctcgctcatgctatgtttaatcaaagtatgcttaacacactttttacctaaagcaagttctacatacacttactggctttatcagtaagtggattccgcactgactcacagcattctttaagttctcaaggactttccagtgaaacgcctctctcctttttttttttttttttttttttttttttactcccctccaatgcctctgtaaggtgtcctgtccctcccttgcctgtctctgtagCGCACTTCTCGATGGCTGCCGTATCAcgccatccatcctctcctcatcggaataatcggagtctatagctgctggtaccgagcgccagtttcggaagggcccagccgaaggattaacccgttccggcccaggagcggcagacggcgcagttgatggcgcagcaagaataggcacaacagggccaggccccgcaggcaaaggcgcagccagcacaggctcagtaggcccggcccgcacaggcaacggctcggcccgcacaggcaacggcccggcccgcacaggcacgggcccgaccgccgcaggcaacggcccggcccgtacaggcacgggcccgaccgccgcaggtATAGGCGCAGCctccgcaggcaaaggctcggccgccacaggcaaaggctcggccgccacaggcaaaggctcggccgccgcaggcactggcgcagcctgcgcaggcaaaggctcggccgccacaggcaaaaactcagcccgCGCAGGCAGAGGcccggccgccacaggcaaaggctcagccgccgcaggcactggcgcagcctgcgcaggcagaggctcggccgccacaagCAAAGGCTCacccgccgcaggcactggcgcagcctgcgcaggcaaaggctcggccgccacaggcaaaaactcagcctgcacaggcaaaggctcggccgccgcaggcaaaaactcagcctgcacaggcaaaggctcaccctgcacaggcaaaggctcggcaggcacagagtcaacctgcataggctcggcaggcagaaactccgcctgctctcccggcaagggcgcctggtttccctcgccggggggtggttcccccgctgctacagtttttaactctctcagcttcttgagctccccctccgggggcgttctttcctcccattccttcacctgacagtacaaatcccccttaacatccccgcctggaacccagtccaggaggcagtcccgcaactccttcagaagatcctgccgtaacacctcccatgcccgccgcagagagggcccatccagtctcggaggtaccgtctccaccggaaaaacccctatctccgccgcaccctctgagtccacgctatcagtcagagaggaaccgctccgcgagccccgctccacaaccacccactccgtctgatcttgtcccaccgtctctgggggcactatcccccgttgttttcgaaccggcgcttcatccgcaaacaggatagctcgcgccgccgacctgcactccctagccttttgtcccaccttaactaccccctccaccatgtcccaagctcgtaatcgttccgcagcgccgtgctcaccctcgagcgccgactgaagcaacatctcccgaccctaaccctagccctaagtcgtaccctaaccctaatcctaaccctaacccaaccttaaccctaaaactaaccttagcccttaaaactaacctaatagaaaccctaaccctaactcctaaccctaagcctaacctaaccctaaccctaaccctagccgtaaccctaaccctaaccctaaccctagccctaaccctaaccctaaccctaaccctaaccttagccctaaccctaacccctaacccctaaccgtaacgctaaccctaagcctaacccctaacccctaacccctaaccctaaccataaccctaaaccctaaccctaaccctaaccctaaccctagccctaaccctagccctaagtcgtaccctaaccctaatcctaaccctaacccaaccttaaccctaaaactaaccttagcccttaaaactaacctaatagaaaccctaaccctaactcctaaccctaagcctaacctaaccctaaccctaaccctagccgtaaccctaaccctaaccctaaccctagccctaaccctaaccctaaccctaaccctaaccttagccctaaccctaacccctaacccctaaccgtaacgctaaccctaagcctaacccctaacccctaacccctaaccctaaccataaccctaaaccctaaccctaaccctaaccctaaccctagccctaaccctagccctaagtcgtaccctaaccctaatcctaaccctaacccaaccttaaccctaaaactaaccttagcccttaaaactaacctaatagaaaccctaaccctaactcctaaccctaagcctaacctaaccctaaccctaaccctagccgtaaccctaaccctaaccctaaccctagccctaaccctaaccctaaccctaaccctaaccttagccctaaccctaacccctaacccctaaccgtaacgctaaccctaagcctaacccctaacccctaacccctaaccctaaccataaccctaaaccctaaccctaaccctaaccctaaccctagccctaaccctagccctaagtcgtaccctaaccctaatcctaaccctaacccaaccttaaccctaaaactaaccttagcccttaaaactaacctaatagaaaccctaaccctaactcctaaccctaagcctaacctaaccctaaccctaaccctagccgtaaccctaaccctaaccctaaccctagccctaaccctaaccctaaccctaaccctaaccttagccctaaccctaacccctaacccctaaccgtaacgctaaccctaagcctaacccctaacccctaacccctaaccctaaccataaccctaaaccctaaccctaaccctaaccctaaccctagccctaaccctagccctaagtcgtaccctaaccctaatcctaaccctaacccaaccttaaccctaaaactaaccttagcccttaaaactaacctaatagaaaccctaaccctaactctaactcctaaccctaagcctaacctaaccctaaccctaaccctagccgtaaccctaaccctaaccctaaccctagccctaaccctaaccctaaccctaaccctaaccttagccctaaccctaacccctaacccctaaccgtaacgctaaccctaagcctaacccctaacccctaacccctaaccctaaccataaccctaaaccctaaccctaaccctaaccctaaccctagccctaaccctagccctaagtcgtaccctaaccctaatcctaaccctaacccaaccttaaccctaaaactaaccttagcccttaaaactaacctaatagaaaccctaaccctaactcctaaccctaagcctaacctaaccctaaccctaaccctagccgtaaccc from Buteo buteo unplaced genomic scaffold, bButBut1.hap1.1 HAP1_SCAFFOLD_197, whole genome shotgun sequence includes the following:
- the LOC142028232 gene encoding uncharacterized protein LOC142028232, with protein sequence MVEGVVKVGQKARECRSAARAILFADEAPVRKQRGIVPPETVGQDQTEWVVVERGSRSGSSLTDSVDSEGAAEIGVFPVETVPPRLDGPSLRRAWEVLRQDLLKELRDCLLDWVPGGDVKGDLYCQVKEWEERTPPEGELKKLRELKTVAAGEPPPGEGNQAPLPGEQAEFLPAEPMQVDSVPAEPLPAEFLPVAAEPLPAQAAPVPAAGEPLLVAAEPLPAQAAPVPAAAEPLPVAAGPLPARAEFLPVAAEPLPAQAAPVPAAAEPLPVAAEPLPVAAEPLPAEAAPIPAAVGPVPVRAGPLPAAVGPVPVRAGPLPVRAEPLPVRAGPTEPVLAAPLPAGPGPVVPILAAPSTAPSAAPGPERVNPSAGPFRNWRSVPAAIDSDYSDEERMDGVIRQPSRSALQRQAREGQDTLQRHWRGVKKKKKKKKKRREAFHWKVLENLKNAVSQCGIHLLIKPVSVCRTCFR